The Ochrobactrum sp. BTU1 DNA segment GATCAATGTCTGTATCTTCTCGTTCATTCGGGTTCTCGCGGCGTTGGAGCTGCGGTGCTTACAGAGTTCCTTGCCACTAACGAAAAATCAAACGTTGGATTTGAGATAGACGATCCTTTTGCTACGCGATGGATGGCGATGCATGATCAATGTGTCGCCTGGGCAGCACTGAACCGCCACTTGATTGCGGAACGCGCTGCACGAGCACTACGGGCGGATTTTAGCCTCGTAGCAGACGTGCCGCATAATCTGGTGCGCGTTCGGTCCGAGGGGATTGTACACCACAAAGGTGCGGCAGTAGTTGAGAGCGGTGATCTCGTTCCTATTGCGGGATCGAGAGCAAGCCTCAGTTACATCGTGCGGGCTCGGAAAGAAGTGCATCAGTCTCTCGGCGCAGTTTCTCACGGAGCGGGGCGTAAATATGATCGGGCAAGCATGCACGGTCGTGTCGGCACTTCACGTTCACATCGAGAGCAATTAGCGCGCAACGATTGGGGTGGACGGGCAATCTGCGATGACCGCTCGCTCCTCATTGAAGAAGCCGCCTCCGCCTATAAGGACTGCGGCCAGGTTGTGACGGATCTGGAGGCGCATCAGCTGGTAGAACGTGTTGCAGCTATGCGTCCGCTTGTTACTTACAAGAAAGCTGTAGATCGACCGGGATATTCTCGCGAAAAATCTGACAAACGGAACAAGAGGGAGATGCGCAATGAAAAGCGTTGATCTACTTATATCTTCGGGAAGCGGGCCTGCGGAATGCCGTATTGCAGTCGGACGCTTCATCGACATCCTTTCTAAAGAGGCACAAGATCGCGCTTGCCTGTTCGACGTTACAGCAGAAATTGCGTCCGATAAGCATGGCCCTAAATCCGCTTTGGTGACTCTCGAGGGAGAAGTGGCTGACCAGATTGCGCAAGAATTTTGCGGAACAATAAGGTTGGTGTTCAAAAGCCCTGTTCGAGCGCAGCATAAGCGTCAGAACTGGTTCATATCAGTGAGCCGGATCGCGCGGCCAGGAATTGATGAGATCGTCATTGGGCCAAATGACGTTCGTTTTGAAACTTTGCGAGCTGGCGGGCCAGGGGGTCAGCACCAGAACACTACCGACAGTGCCGTACGTGTTGTCCATATTCCAACGGGTATCCAGTTAATCGCCCGCAATGAGCGATCTCAGCATCGAAACAAGGCAACGGCGCTAGAACGTCTTGGAATGGTCCTGAAGCATCTCCAGGAGGACAAAATCGAAGAGGCCAAGGCCGCACGCCATCTTGAAAACCGCAACATCGAACGCGGAAATGAGGTGAAGATCTACCGTTTCTGATCGGTTTAAAAGAATGGCCCGCATATCCGGGCCGTTCTCTCATTTCAGGTTTGTGTGAGCGCTTTTCTTGTTACGCCAGGGTGCGTTCTGCGGCCTGCTGTGATGGTCATCTAAAAGTGAGCCGGCTTCACATTTCGTTCTTCTGCGCCGGAGTAGAAAAATGAAACGAATTTACATGTTTCGAAGTGGACGGCATCGATTGCGGCGCAATTCAAAAGGAGGCTATTCCGTG contains these protein-coding regions:
- a CDS encoding RNA ligase RtcB family protein gives rise to the protein MGIQTGSYGSFNAGGHSPATIRRFYSEQSWIEGEALRQLEEMSRLDGAKALAAFPDLHPGKYGATGVALLSHRLHPLLIGNDIGCGMALFELDLPVRKLSIDKAEQRLRELEHQKVSDPVEALSAHGLPHELFAETLGTIGGGNHFCELLAVDQVFRSSSEQLIDDQCLYLLVHSGSRGVGAAVLTEFLATNEKSNVGFEIDDPFATRWMAMHDQCVAWAALNRHLIAERAARALRADFSLVADVPHNLVRVRSEGIVHHKGAAVVESGDLVPIAGSRASLSYIVRARKEVHQSLGAVSHGAGRKYDRASMHGRVGTSRSHREQLARNDWGGRAICDDRSLLIEEAASAYKDCGQVVTDLEAHQLVERVAAMRPLVTYKKAVDRPGYSREKSDKRNKREMRNEKR
- the prfH gene encoding peptide chain release factor H, which gives rise to MKSVDLLISSGSGPAECRIAVGRFIDILSKEAQDRACLFDVTAEIASDKHGPKSALVTLEGEVADQIAQEFCGTIRLVFKSPVRAQHKRQNWFISVSRIARPGIDEIVIGPNDVRFETLRAGGPGGQHQNTTDSAVRVVHIPTGIQLIARNERSQHRNKATALERLGMVLKHLQEDKIEEAKAARHLENRNIERGNEVKIYRF